ACGTAATCCAAATTCATTTGTAGTTAATTCTTCACAGGGAGGAGGCTTTAAAGATACATGGATAATATCTCAATAAATAGAGCAAACTATCTTTATTGGCTGGGAAGATATGCAGAAAGAGTATATACTACCATTTCATATCTTAGACATTTTTATGATGAAATGGTGGACAAGAATCCCATGGCCTATTCGGAATTTTGTAATAGAATTGGAATTGTAAATAGATATGATAATAAAACAGATTTTATAAAGAATTTTATATATGATGAAACCAGTGATATAAGTATAGCTTATTATCTCAATAAAACTTATGATAATGGAATAGTTCTTAGAGATGTAATTACAAGTAAAACTCTATCCTATATTCAACTTGCTTGTAATGTACTTAATATATGTCATAATAGAGAAGAATATATAATTGTAAATCTTCAAAAAGTTACAGACCATCTAATTGGATTTTGGGGAGCTGTAGATGATTATATATTAGAAAATAATGCTAGAGATCTTATAAAGGCAGGAAAATATATAGAGAGGGTAGAACTTTATAATAGATTTGAAGAAAATAAAGATATAAAAAAAGCAACAATGGATAGACTTTTAAGGTATGCCATAAATCTAAAAATGGATAAAAATACTTTTCAGGATATAAACTTTTTAAATATTACAGATTCTTCAAATTATGAATATATTAAAAAATATATTGATGAATTATCAAAAGCGGAGGTAGGACAGTGAAAAGATATGAATTCTCCTTTATTACTAAATTAATATTTGAAAGTAATATTGAAAGTCAACATTTTATGTTAAGATGCCTACCAGGAGATTATCAATTTCAAAAGATATATGATGAAAAAATAACTATATCTCCAGAGGCAGAATTTAGCTATGATAGAGATTCTTTTGAAAATAAAACTCTTTCAGGGACTATTAAGCCTAAACATCATATATTTCAGTATAAAATTATGGGAAATGCACTTCTTAGCAGATATAGATCTTCAGAGATACTGGACAGGATATTTTTATATGAAACTAATAGTACCGCTATTGGTAAAGCTATGGAAGAATTTGCAAATAACATTCAAGTAGAAGGGAATATAGATGAAAAGGTCTTTGCAATAAGTAATGCTGTTCATAATTTAATAGAATATGTACCTGAATCCACCAATACAAAAACCACTGCAAAAGAAGCTTTTTACAATAGAAAAGGAGTATGTCAGGATTATTCTCATATAACCATTGCTATTTTGAGATATTTTAAGATTCCGGCTCGTTATTGTGTGGGTTTAATGGAAGGTGAAGGTAAGACCCATGCTTGGGTTGAATACTATAATAATGGCACTTGGTATGGTATAGACCCTACAAATGATAAGTTTATAGAATATGGTTATATTAAAATTTCCAGTGGTCGTGATTGTTTAGATTGTATTGTAGAAAGAGGATGCTTTACTTCTGTAAATAAAGAAGTAAAGCAGAGTATAGAAATTTCAGCTAAAGTTGGTGAAATCAATGGGTAAACAAGTGGAAACAGTTTTTACAAGAAAACTTCCCGTAGATGAGATACTTGAAATTAAACGATGCAGATATATACCAGATAATATCAATGAAAATGATATTGAAAGGCTTCCAAGAATCTGTATTGTTACGGGAACTCATGGAGATGAACTTGAAGGACAGTATATATGCTATGAACTTTCAAAAAAACTTCAGGAAGATCCGAAGCATATTCAAGGAATAATAGATATTTATCCAGCTTTAAATCCCCTGGGAATAGATTCTATTTCCAGAGGTATTCCCAATTTTGACCTTGATATGAATCGTATATTTCCTGGTAAGTCTGATGGCTCAACCATTACAAGAATTGCTCATAATATTGTGGAGAGCCTTAAAGGTGCTGATATTGTTATAGATATTCATGCTAGTAACATTTTTCTTCGGGAGATTCCTCAAGCTAGAATTAATGAGAACATGGCAGATAGATTACTTCCTATTGCAAATTTATTGAATTTAGATTTTTTATGGGTTCACCCTGCTGCCACGGTGCTTGAATCCACCCTGTGTCACTCACTTAATATAATTGATACACCTTGTATTGTTGTGGAAATGGGTGTTGGAATGCGTATAACAAAGGATTATGGAAATCAGCTTCTAAAGGGTATATTTAATGTTATGAAAAAATTAAAAATATGGTCAGGAGAAACTAAAAATGCTGATAGTTATCGCAAAGCTATTAATTCAATGGAACATGAAGTGTTCTTTTTGAATTCCTCTGCTTCAGGTATTTTTGTTCCATCTATAGATCACTGTACAACTGTAAAAAAAGGAGATAAAATAGGAAATATATTGGATCCTTTAGAAGGAAAAATAAAAGAAAAACTTATATCTCCCTGTAATGGAATGGTATTTACCCTAAGGGAATATCCAATAGTTTATACAGGATCCCTTGTAGCAAGGTTGATTGGAGAGGAGATTATATCAAATGAAAAGGGAAATAATATTTAGACTGGAGTCTCCTTATAGAGATACTATGAGAATTACCGCTTTTAGATTTGGTGATTATGAAAATAAAAATTCTGAAAAGGCCTGTGCAATTGTTGGTGCTACCCGTGGAAATGAAGCACAACAGATATATGTTTGTTCTCGCCTAGTAGAAGTATTTAGAAAACTGGAGGAAAAGGGTAAAATAGCTTCAAATAAGCAGATATTAGTAATTCCCACAGTAAATAATTATTCCATGAATACTAATAAGAGATTTTGGTCCTTAGATAATACGGATATTAATAGAATGTTTCCTGGCTATGATTTAGGTGAAACTACCCAAAGAATTGCCTATAATGTATTTGAACAGGTTAAAAATTATACTTATGGAATACAGTTCCCAAGTTACTATATGCCTGGTGAATTTATACCTCATATTAGAATTATGCATACAGGTTACGAAAAAGCTGAACTTGGGAGGGAGTTTGGACTGCCTTATGTGTATATTCGTGACAGCAGGCCTTATGACACTACTACTTTAAATTATAACTGGCAATTGTGGAATACCTCGGCCTTTTCACTTTATGCTGGAAAGACTACACAAATTGATGAATCTGCTGCAGAAATGGCTATTAGAGCTGTAATACGATTTTTAAATAAAATGGGTGTATGTAATTGTTCTGTAGAAAAAGGATTTGTTTCTGAGGTGATTAATTCAAAATATGTTTCTTCAGTGATTTCAACTAAAGGAGGAATTTTTCAGAGAATAAAAAGAGCTGGGCATCATGTGATTAAAGGGGAATTGCTTGGAAGAATTATGGATCCCTATGATGGGTCAGTACATGAAGAACTTTTTGCTGGTGTAGATGGCTTGATTTTCTTTGTATGCGATAGTCCTTTTGTCTATGAAAGTACATATGTATATAAAATAATTCCATCAGAAATGTAAAGTTCAATAAATTAATTAGTAACTTTTAAAATCTCAATAGAATTAATAAAATAGCTTATTCTATAAATTTATTTTAGAATAAGCTATTTTATTTTGCACATTGTTATAAAAATGTTCCTAAACATTAATGAGAAGAATATTATTATATTATAGAATCTTTTATCCTATAGTAGCTGCTGGAATTTTTGCTTAATTTTATACACAGCACTGCCAGAAGATTTGTATAAACAGAGTTCTTTGCTTCAGATGGAGTTTTTTTCTACAACTGAAACTTAGAAATCATTATACGAGGGACGTAGCAGCCCTTATCTCCCACTTTGATAGAAGCTGGGAGTTATCGGATAAGTTTTAACTCAGTAAGATTTATTGATAGAAGAAGATTGTTTAATTTTATTCTTTAAATAAATCCACGCAACTTCTCTTTATAAAGTATTATGATGGGATATTTATGAATAGCAGGGAGGGATAGTATGAAAAGAGAATTAACTCCTAAAGATGTAATATACAATGTGCATATAGATGGTGATGAAAATTTTGATAATAATATAATGCCTCAATATGAAGATATATACAGCAAATTGAGTCAGGTAATTAATATTGATAAGTACGGATATAATGTCTATATTGTTGATAATTTTACTAAAGAAAAGTTAGATGATATTATTATATATGTAAAAAAACTATATAAGGATAAAATTAATCCTAAGGATATTTGTTATGCGGTAAGTAAAGATGAAAAATCCCCGGTAGCTATTACTATTGACAACGGAAAGGGAATTCTATTTAAAGAAACAGTAGAAGAGATTAAAAAGCTCTATATGACTTTTATATATAATTTTTATAATAGCAGCAGTAATAA
This genomic window from Clostridium pasteurianum DSM 525 = ATCC 6013 contains:
- a CDS encoding alpha-E domain-containing protein, with amino-acid sequence MDNISINRANYLYWLGRYAERVYTTISYLRHFYDEMVDKNPMAYSEFCNRIGIVNRYDNKTDFIKNFIYDETSDISIAYYLNKTYDNGIVLRDVITSKTLSYIQLACNVLNICHNREEYIIVNLQKVTDHLIGFWGAVDDYILENNARDLIKAGKYIERVELYNRFEENKDIKKATMDRLLRYAINLKMDKNTFQDINFLNITDSSNYEYIKKYIDELSKAEVGQ
- a CDS encoding transglutaminase-like domain-containing protein; protein product: MKRYEFSFITKLIFESNIESQHFMLRCLPGDYQFQKIYDEKITISPEAEFSYDRDSFENKTLSGTIKPKHHIFQYKIMGNALLSRYRSSEILDRIFLYETNSTAIGKAMEEFANNIQVEGNIDEKVFAISNAVHNLIEYVPESTNTKTTAKEAFYNRKGVCQDYSHITIAILRYFKIPARYCVGLMEGEGKTHAWVEYYNNGTWYGIDPTNDKFIEYGYIKISSGRDCLDCIVERGCFTSVNKEVKQSIEISAKVGEING
- a CDS encoding M14 family metallopeptidase, with the translated sequence MGKQVETVFTRKLPVDEILEIKRCRYIPDNINENDIERLPRICIVTGTHGDELEGQYICYELSKKLQEDPKHIQGIIDIYPALNPLGIDSISRGIPNFDLDMNRIFPGKSDGSTITRIAHNIVESLKGADIVIDIHASNIFLREIPQARINENMADRLLPIANLLNLDFLWVHPAATVLESTLCHSLNIIDTPCIVVEMGVGMRITKDYGNQLLKGIFNVMKKLKIWSGETKNADSYRKAINSMEHEVFFLNSSASGIFVPSIDHCTTVKKGDKIGNILDPLEGKIKEKLISPCNGMVFTLREYPIVYTGSLVARLIGEEIISNEKGNNI
- a CDS encoding M14 family metallopeptidase; amino-acid sequence: MKREIIFRLESPYRDTMRITAFRFGDYENKNSEKACAIVGATRGNEAQQIYVCSRLVEVFRKLEEKGKIASNKQILVIPTVNNYSMNTNKRFWSLDNTDINRMFPGYDLGETTQRIAYNVFEQVKNYTYGIQFPSYYMPGEFIPHIRIMHTGYEKAELGREFGLPYVYIRDSRPYDTTTLNYNWQLWNTSAFSLYAGKTTQIDESAAEMAIRAVIRFLNKMGVCNCSVEKGFVSEVINSKYVSSVISTKGGIFQRIKRAGHHVIKGELLGRIMDPYDGSVHEELFAGVDGLIFFVCDSPFVYESTYVYKIIPSEM